The following are encoded together in the Deltaproteobacteria bacterium genome:
- a CDS encoding OmpA family protein encodes MIFEVIILKGVGFAFNSAELTPQSRVVLDKQVAILKENPDVRVEIAGHTDSVGSDAYNQSLSERRAKAVMEYFISEGISPNRLKAVGYGESRPIISQKAEVVGSKGF; translated from the coding sequence TTGATTTTTGAAGTAATAATTCTCAAGGGTGTGGGTTTTGCTTTTAATTCGGCTGAGCTTACCCCTCAGAGTCGGGTCGTCTTGGACAAGCAGGTTGCTATCTTAAAGGAGAATCCTGATGTTAGGGTAGAGATTGCGGGTCATACTGATAGCGTTGGCTCAGATGCTTACAATCAGAGCCTTTCAGAGAGGAGGGCCAAGGCGGTGATGGAGTATTTTATTTCGGAAGGTATCTCTCCAAATCGTCTAAAGGCAGTGGGTTATGGAGAATCACGCCCCATCATTTCCCAGAAGGCTGAGGTAGTGGGTTCAAAGGGTTTTTAA
- a CDS encoding ABC transporter ATP-binding protein: MIKIKGLHKSFGEQKVLNGVDLQIPKGQTTVIVGRSGVGKSVLLKHIIGLLRPDKGEVRVEGVDIARLGDKDLNEMRKKFGMLFQEAALFDSMTVGANVAFPLREHTKLKEEDIRRIVTQKLEQVGLPGVEEKMPAELSGGMKRRVGLARALTLDPEIVLFDEPTTGLDPPMAEAIEDLIIETQRRFGETFVVITHDIQTTFHIAHKIAMLHDGRIVEEGPLEAFRRSSNPVVQSFLARGEKRR; this comes from the coding sequence ATGATCAAGATCAAGGGATTACATAAATCCTTTGGCGAGCAGAAGGTCTTAAACGGCGTGGACCTCCAGATCCCTAAAGGGCAGACAACGGTCATCGTGGGACGCAGTGGGGTAGGCAAGAGTGTCCTGCTGAAACACATCATTGGACTCCTCCGGCCCGATAAAGGGGAGGTCCGGGTAGAGGGGGTTGACATCGCCCGTTTGGGGGATAAAGATCTGAACGAGATGAGGAAGAAATTCGGGATGCTCTTTCAGGAGGCGGCCCTCTTTGATTCTATGACCGTGGGGGCAAATGTGGCCTTTCCGCTACGTGAGCACACCAAGCTCAAGGAGGAGGATATCAGAAGGATTGTGACCCAAAAACTGGAGCAGGTAGGGCTCCCCGGTGTGGAGGAGAAGATGCCTGCTGAGCTCAGTGGGGGTATGAAGCGGAGGGTGGGCCTGGCCCGGGCCCTCACCTTGGACCCGGAGATCGTGCTCTTTGATGAGCCCACCACCGGCCTCGACCCCCCTATGGCCGAGGCCATTGAGGACCTCATCATAGAGACCCAGAGGAGGTTTGGGGAGACCTTTGTGGTCATCACCCACGATATCCAGACCACCTTTCACATCGCCCACAAGATAGCTATGTTGCACGATGGCAGGATCGTAGAAGAAGGTCCCCTTGAGGCCTTCAGGAGGTCGTCGAACCCGGTGGTTCAGTCCTTCCTGGCGAGGGGGGAGAAAAGGAGGTGA
- the fabZ gene encoding 3-hydroxyacyl-ACP dehydratase FabZ: MKADQDVKKGLPHCYPFLMIDRVIELEPGRRAIAIKVVSFDDFFLSGHYPRDPCIPEGLILEALAQTGGIALLSTREGGTGVLVKVEEMKFEKALRPGGRLKLCAEVEFRFSGMAKVRVRAEAEGETVAQGVLVLAEGTR, from the coding sequence GTGAAAGCAGATCAAGATGTGAAAAAAGGTCTGCCCCACTGCTACCCCTTCCTCATGATCGACCGGGTGATTGAGCTGGAGCCCGGCCGCAGGGCTATAGCGATAAAAGTGGTGAGCTTTGACGACTTCTTCCTCTCAGGTCACTATCCCCGGGACCCCTGCATACCCGAGGGCCTCATCTTGGAGGCCTTGGCCCAGACAGGAGGGATCGCCCTGCTGAGCACAAGGGAAGGAGGAACCGGGGTCTTGGTAAAGGTAGAGGAGATGAAATTTGAGAAGGCGTTAAGGCCTGGGGGCCGGCTCAAGCTCTGTGCCGAGGTGGAGTTCCGTTTCAGTGGGATGGCCAAGGTACGGGTAAGGGCCGAGGCAGAAGGGGAGACGGTGGCTCAGGGGGTATTGGTCTTGGCAGAAGGGACAAGATGA
- a CDS encoding beta-ketoacyl-[acyl-carrier-protein] synthase family protein, translating to MGEVVITGLGAISPLGVGKKELWRGLTQGRNGIKEIVEFDTTPFRSKKGGLVKGFDPKAFIPSIKVRRLDRASQFAIASSRMALEDAGLKIGEDIPAERVGIILGSGFCGLANSEAFHRGQVLRGSGDLNPILFPNTVPNAAASNASIELGIKGPNSTVVQSFCTAEAAFVFGYQQLITKRADAILTGGIDELSPILYRGWNELHLTAWDEGEGERSAPYDLKRNGFIPGEGAGILVLERREDALRRRARIYGQILGFAATAGTLGPGEKVARSISGALKRGGVKTVDFIDGAGNSSPKVDAVEAEGIRLAIPNRYLNIPLSSIKSMVGEGIASGGIRMVADLLIMDRGVIPPTITYEYPDPKCGLMVVKAIQKTLVRTILHTGISLDGTYISILLGSDDGVL from the coding sequence ATGGGAGAGGTGGTGATAACAGGACTGGGGGCAATAAGTCCCTTGGGCGTGGGGAAGAAGGAGCTCTGGAGGGGATTGACGCAGGGGAGGAACGGGATAAAGGAGATCGTAGAGTTTGACACCACCCCCTTTAGATCGAAAAAAGGTGGGTTGGTGAAGGGGTTTGATCCCAAGGCGTTTATCCCCTCGATAAAGGTCAGGAGACTGGACAGGGCCAGCCAATTTGCCATCGCCTCTTCCAGGATGGCCCTGGAGGACGCCGGTCTCAAGATCGGGGAGGACATCCCCGCGGAGAGGGTCGGTATTATCCTCGGCTCTGGCTTCTGCGGCCTGGCCAACTCTGAGGCCTTCCATCGGGGGCAGGTGCTGAGGGGATCTGGGGATCTCAACCCTATCCTCTTTCCCAATACCGTCCCTAATGCGGCGGCCAGCAATGCCTCCATCGAGCTGGGGATAAAGGGGCCCAACAGTACCGTGGTCCAGTCCTTCTGCACCGCAGAGGCGGCCTTTGTCTTCGGCTACCAACAGTTGATCACCAAGAGGGCCGATGCCATCTTGACAGGGGGGATAGACGAACTGAGCCCCATCTTATACCGGGGGTGGAACGAACTGCACCTGACGGCCTGGGATGAGGGCGAAGGTGAAAGGAGCGCCCCCTATGACCTAAAGAGAAACGGATTTATCCCTGGAGAAGGGGCCGGGATCCTGGTCTTGGAGAGGAGGGAAGATGCGCTGCGGAGGAGGGCGCGGATCTACGGGCAGATCCTGGGCTTCGCCGCAACGGCCGGGACGCTGGGTCCGGGTGAAAAGGTGGCTCGCTCCATATCTGGTGCCCTGAAAAGAGGAGGGGTGAAAACAGTCGATTTCATCGATGGCGCGGGGAACTCCTCACCAAAAGTGGATGCCGTAGAGGCCGAGGGGATAAGGCTCGCCATTCCCAACCGCTATCTCAATATCCCCCTCAGCTCCATCAAGTCGATGGTGGGGGAGGGAATCGCCTCAGGGGGGATAAGGATGGTGGCGGACCTTCTGATTATGGACAGGGGGGTCATCCCCCCCACCATAACTTATGAATATCCCGATCCAAAATGTGGTCTAATGGTCGTGAAGGCTATTCAAAAGACCCTGGTCAGGACAATCTTGCACACCGGGATCTCTCTGGATGGGACATATATATCCATCCTCCTGGGGAGTGACGATGGAGTTCTTTAG
- a CDS encoding beta-ketoacyl-[acyl-carrier-protein] synthase family protein — protein MKGKKRVVITGMGIICATGGNLGEFMASLWEGKGGIRKITLFDISGYPSQVAAQIERYDPLGSFDKRELRRLSRADQFVLIAAQEALADAELRPGPGDREMIGVCLGAGAGGMHSAEVYHRQLLAGARPRPSLLVPFIPSYATDQLAERYELQGPKATITTACSSSATSIAYGAELIRLGEAEVMVCGGGEALSELTFGGFCSLKVMASLPCRPFDTRRQGLSLGEGAAILILENRERALGRGAKIYGELLGYSIGGEAFHITAPEETGREEARIMKEALQDAGIEAKEVDYINAHGTGTILNDRVETLAIKEVWGQEAYQIPVSSTKSMIGHCLGAAGGMEAVASLLAIHHHFLPPTAGFERGDEICDLDYVPLARKEKTEIVLSNSFAFGGNCTALIFAKEDL, from the coding sequence ATGAAGGGTAAAAAGCGCGTGGTCATCACAGGGATGGGGATCATCTGCGCCACAGGGGGGAATTTAGGGGAGTTTATGGCCTCCCTGTGGGAGGGGAAAGGGGGGATCAGGAAGATCACCCTCTTCGATATATCCGGGTACCCTTCGCAGGTGGCGGCGCAGATCGAGAGATACGACCCCCTGGGGTCTTTTGACAAAAGGGAGCTACGCCGCCTTTCCCGGGCAGATCAGTTCGTCCTGATCGCTGCCCAAGAGGCCCTCGCCGATGCCGAGCTGAGGCCCGGACCAGGCGATAGGGAGATGATAGGGGTCTGCCTCGGGGCAGGTGCAGGGGGTATGCACTCAGCTGAGGTGTACCACCGTCAACTCTTAGCAGGAGCAAGGCCCAGGCCATCTCTCCTTGTTCCCTTCATCCCCAGCTATGCCACTGATCAATTGGCTGAAAGGTACGAGCTTCAAGGCCCCAAGGCGACCATCACCACCGCCTGCAGCTCCTCTGCCACCTCCATCGCCTACGGGGCCGAACTCATCAGATTGGGGGAGGCCGAGGTGATGGTCTGCGGTGGGGGGGAGGCCTTAAGTGAGCTTACCTTCGGCGGGTTCTGCTCATTGAAGGTCATGGCTTCCTTACCATGTCGCCCCTTTGACACCCGCCGACAAGGGCTTTCCCTGGGGGAGGGGGCAGCGATACTGATCCTGGAGAATAGGGAGAGGGCCTTGGGGAGAGGGGCAAAGATATACGGGGAGCTCCTGGGCTACTCCATTGGAGGAGAGGCCTTCCACATCACCGCGCCAGAGGAGACGGGGAGGGAGGAGGCGAGGATCATGAAAGAGGCCCTGCAGGATGCCGGGATTGAGGCAAAAGAGGTCGATTACATCAACGCCCATGGCACCGGGACCATCCTCAACGACCGAGTGGAGACCCTGGCCATAAAGGAGGTATGGGGACAGGAGGCGTATCAAATCCCTGTCAGCTCCACCAAATCTATGATCGGACACTGTCTGGGGGCCGCAGGAGGGATGGAGGCGGTGGCCTCACTGTTGGCCATCCATCACCACTTTCTCCCCCCCACCGCCGGATTTGAGCGGGGGGACGAGATCTGCGATCTCGATTATGTCCCTCTGGCCAGGAAAGAGAAGACGGAGATCGTCCTGTCCAACTCCTTTGCCTTCGGTGGCAACTGCACGGCACTGATCTTCGCAAAGGAGGACCTATAG
- a CDS encoding MCE family protein: MKEGKVSPEAKVGILVLAGIVLLFFMSFRISRLERVRGEVYTALFPSVSGLVINSDVEVAGVPVGKVEKIGLEKGKAKVWMKVGQVELHRDAEAIIKTHGVLGDKYIEIKPGSPGAPLLQPGGTITRVRSAPDMDQLFVSLESAARGMGDLGQSLREVIGEEEGKNAIRELVINLKEASSDFREVVKDNKDKVGNIIANLEDFSHGLKPLSQRAERTLANLEEISAKVRAGQGTLGKLLTDEALYYDAKEALASFRRVMVKVEKGEGSLGKLMTDDTFSQEAEKTMRKMQKASEGVQEQTPITTLGALLGLFF; the protein is encoded by the coding sequence ATGAAGGAAGGCAAGGTCAGTCCAGAGGCAAAGGTGGGGATCCTGGTGCTGGCGGGGATCGTCCTGTTGTTTTTCATGTCTTTCAGGATAAGCAGGCTGGAGAGGGTGAGGGGAGAGGTATACACCGCCCTCTTCCCCTCGGTCTCAGGCCTGGTGATCAACTCCGATGTAGAGGTGGCCGGGGTGCCTGTAGGAAAGGTGGAAAAGATCGGTTTGGAAAAAGGCAAGGCCAAGGTCTGGATGAAGGTCGGGCAGGTCGAACTACATCGGGATGCCGAGGCGATCATCAAGACCCACGGGGTCCTGGGGGACAAATATATCGAGATTAAGCCGGGGTCCCCTGGAGCCCCTCTCCTACAACCAGGGGGGACCATAACCCGGGTGAGATCAGCACCGGATATGGATCAACTCTTCGTCTCTTTGGAGTCCGCCGCCCGGGGTATGGGCGATCTAGGGCAGTCCCTGCGGGAGGTCATCGGGGAGGAAGAGGGGAAGAATGCGATCAGGGAGTTGGTCATCAACCTCAAAGAGGCGAGCTCAGACTTCAGGGAGGTCGTCAAGGATAATAAGGACAAGGTAGGCAATATCATCGCCAACCTGGAGGACTTCTCCCATGGGCTGAAGCCCCTCTCACAGAGGGCCGAGCGGACCTTGGCCAATCTGGAGGAGATCAGTGCCAAGGTGAGGGCAGGGCAGGGGACCTTGGGGAAGCTCCTCACCGACGAGGCACTTTATTACGATGCCAAAGAGGCCCTGGCCAGTTTCCGCAGGGTCATGGTGAAGGTAGAAAAGGGAGAGGGTTCCCTGGGGAAGCTCATGACTGATGATACATTCTCCCAAGAGGCCGAAAAGACCATGAGGAAGATGCAAAAGGCCTCCGAAGGGGTTCAGGAGCAGACCCCTATCACCACCCTGGGGGCCCTATTGGGGCTCTTCTTTTGA
- a CDS encoding class I SAM-dependent methyltransferase, with protein sequence MISEKRIPEASPLEDESLTDYYSRMAKRYMGFPVKRVLSRIRARGVERGLALDVGTGPGVFPLWIARSLPEIEFLAIDLSPAMVKVAQANAKEIGLEDRVHFQLGSAYALPLKDKTIDLVICVNTLHHLEDPLPFFNEVARVLKEGGRFVMVDLRRDAPKSLAIFFDLLWRLMIREEKARDGLWNSLKASFTLEECNRLLRRSALQAWRIYPQAIEMWIESY encoded by the coding sequence ATGATCTCCGAAAAGAGGATACCTGAGGCCAGCCCATTGGAAGATGAGTCCCTGACGGATTATTACAGCCGTATGGCCAAGAGGTATATGGGGTTCCCGGTCAAGAGGGTCCTTTCCAGGATCAGGGCCCGGGGGGTAGAGAGGGGTCTCGCCCTGGATGTGGGCACAGGCCCGGGGGTCTTTCCCCTATGGATCGCCAGATCCCTGCCTGAGATAGAGTTTCTGGCCATTGACCTCTCACCGGCCATGGTCAAAGTGGCCCAGGCAAATGCCAAGGAGATAGGCCTAGAAGATCGGGTACACTTTCAGTTAGGCTCCGCCTATGCCCTTCCGCTGAAGGATAAGACAATAGATCTGGTAATCTGTGTGAATACCCTTCACCACCTGGAAGACCCCCTCCCCTTCTTCAACGAGGTCGCTAGGGTCTTGAAAGAGGGGGGAAGGTTTGTTATGGTGGACCTTCGCCGGGATGCCCCTAAGTCCCTGGCCATCTTTTTTGACCTCCTGTGGCGTCTCATGATCAGGGAGGAGAAGGCAAGAGACGGGCTTTGGAACTCGCTCAAGGCCTCCTTCACCCTGGAGGAGTGCAATAGACTATTGCGGCGCTCGGCCCTGCAGGCCTGGAGGATATACCCCCAGGCCATTGAGATGTGGATTGAGTCGTATTGA
- a CDS encoding small multi-drug export protein, producing MEFFRSPESAFLIFTLLHFTIGRTASVVYAIINHLPLHLYLPLAWGYDFIQIPVYGFLLERSSRIPLLRWVKTRIKRASEAWQRKKLVQRVSSLGDVGIVLLCALPIRGFGVLSATVVAYLLGKGRIKGATLLVIGSLLGISLTVGLMKGAIGIWWVLKGG from the coding sequence ATGGAGTTCTTTAGGTCGCCGGAGAGCGCCTTTTTGATCTTCACCCTGCTACACTTTACCATTGGGAGGACCGCCTCTGTGGTCTATGCCATTATCAACCACCTCCCTCTCCATCTCTATCTCCCCCTGGCCTGGGGATACGACTTCATCCAGATCCCTGTATACGGTTTCCTCTTGGAGCGTTCCTCCCGCATCCCCCTTTTGAGGTGGGTGAAAACGAGGATAAAAAGGGCCTCAGAGGCTTGGCAACGCAAGAAGCTCGTCCAGAGGGTCTCCTCTCTGGGGGATGTGGGGATCGTGCTGCTGTGCGCCCTCCCCATCAGGGGTTTTGGGGTGCTCTCGGCCACTGTGGTCGCCTATCTTCTGGGCAAGGGGAGAATCAAGGGGGCAACCCTCCTGGTGATCGGATCATTGCTGGGTATCTCCCTGACCGTGGGGTTGATGAAGGGGGCGATAGGGATATGGTGGGTCCTGAAGGGAGGATAA
- a CDS encoding alanine racemase, with translation MSLYSHPTIAEIDLGALAYNYRQLRQLVPPSVKFLAVVKADAYGHGAVPISKRLEELGADLLGVATVEEGVEMREGGVRKPILILSGIYQEEIKEVLRYRLTPVVYRLEIAEELCAEASKMGKRVPVHIKVDTGMGRIGVLYEEAPAFLNHLRSLENIEIEGVASHLSTADEEDPSFAEEQLRRFSWTIEEIKGIGMTPTLCHIANSAALFSLPAAHLNLVRPGIMLYGSYPSPSFKDKVTLQPVMSWKSRVADLKEVPEGFPISYGRTFFTRRPSFIAAIPVGYADGYSRLFSNRGEVLIKGRRVPVVGRVCMDWTMVDVTDVPGVEVGEEVVLMGRQLDQEITPEELGERIGTIPYEILCSVGKRVPRIYKG, from the coding sequence ATGTCCCTTTATTCCCATCCTACTATAGCGGAAATAGACTTGGGGGCCCTGGCCTATAATTATCGTCAGTTGCGCCAGCTTGTCCCCCCTTCGGTCAAGTTCTTGGCGGTGGTGAAGGCCGATGCCTATGGTCATGGGGCGGTCCCCATATCCAAGAGGTTGGAGGAGTTGGGGGCGGACCTCCTGGGGGTGGCCACGGTGGAGGAGGGGGTGGAGATGAGGGAGGGGGGGGTCCGCAAACCGATCCTCATCCTGAGCGGCATATATCAGGAGGAGATAAAAGAGGTATTGAGATATCGGCTTACCCCCGTGGTCTATCGTCTGGAGATTGCTGAGGAACTCTGTGCCGAGGCGAGCAAGATGGGCAAAAGGGTCCCCGTCCATATAAAGGTGGACACAGGGATGGGGAGGATAGGTGTCCTCTACGAGGAGGCCCCTGCCTTTTTGAACCATTTGCGGAGCTTAGAGAACATAGAGATAGAGGGGGTTGCCTCCCATCTCTCTACGGCCGATGAGGAAGATCCCTCCTTCGCCGAAGAACAACTGAGGAGGTTTTCTTGGACTATAGAGGAGATAAAAGGGATAGGGATGACCCCGACATTATGCCATATCGCCAACAGCGCTGCCCTATTCAGCCTCCCTGCTGCCCATCTAAACTTGGTGCGGCCTGGGATCATGCTCTATGGCTCCTATCCTTCACCCTCCTTTAAGGACAAGGTCACCCTGCAGCCGGTGATGTCATGGAAGAGCCGGGTGGCAGACCTAAAGGAGGTCCCCGAGGGCTTTCCCATAAGCTATGGGCGGACCTTTTTCACCCGGCGCCCCAGCTTCATCGCCGCCATCCCCGTCGGGTATGCCGATGGTTACAGCCGCCTCTTTTCCAATCGAGGGGAAGTCTTGATAAAGGGCAGAAGGGTGCCGGTGGTGGGGAGGGTCTGTATGGATTGGACCATGGTGGATGTGACAGATGTCCCCGGGGTTGAGGTGGGTGAGGAGGTGGTGTTGATGGGGAGGCAATTGGATCAGGAGATCACCCCTGAGGAGTTGGGGGAGCGGATCGGGACCATCCCCTATGAGATCCTCTGCTCAGTGGGCAAAAGGGTCCCGCGCATCTATAAGGGGTAG
- a CDS encoding peptidylprolyl isomerase has protein sequence MTKAKEGDTVKIHYTGKLKDGSIFDSSRDGDPLELILGAGQVIPGFEEAVVGMSPSDSKTFEILAEEAYGPYREELLVEIDKEQVPEDLNLEIGQQLVLRQAEGQMVRVMVTDISEATVTLDANHPLAGEDLTFEVQLVEIV, from the coding sequence ATGACAAAGGCGAAAGAAGGGGACACAGTTAAGATCCACTATACCGGCAAACTCAAGGATGGGAGTATATTTGACTCCTCTCGGGACGGCGACCCCTTGGAACTTATCTTAGGAGCCGGGCAGGTGATCCCTGGTTTCGAGGAGGCGGTGGTAGGGATGAGCCCGAGTGACTCCAAGACCTTCGAAATATTGGCTGAAGAGGCCTATGGTCCCTATAGGGAGGAGTTGCTTGTGGAGATCGACAAGGAACAAGTCCCAGAGGATCTCAATTTAGAGATCGGGCAGCAACTCGTCTTGCGCCAGGCCGAGGGGCAGATGGTTAGGGTGATGGTGACGGATATATCTGAGGCCACCGTAACCTTAGACGCCAACCACCCCCTGGCTGGGGAGGACCTGACCTTTGAGGTCCAGTTAGTAGAGATTGTTTAG
- a CDS encoding ABC transporter permease: MWKAVNTVGEGAAGYLKEMGRIFLLLLDTARWSLYPPFRFDLLFQQMERVGVRSVLVVVLTGAFTGMVLALQTFYATRKFGAETMVGVTVALGMARELGPVLTSIMVTGRAGSAMAAEIGTMRVTEQIDALFAMAVNPIKYLIVPRVLASILVVPILTIIADFVGIVGGYFVGVIILRINAGAYVANMEKYVELTDINNGLIKAAVFGLILSIIGCYKGFTTTGGAEGVGKATTQSVVLAAVTILMADYLLTAALF; this comes from the coding sequence ATGTGGAAGGCCGTAAATACCGTGGGAGAAGGGGCAGCCGGGTACCTCAAGGAGATGGGCAGGATATTTCTCCTCCTTCTGGATACTGCCCGTTGGTCCCTTTATCCCCCCTTCAGGTTTGATCTGCTCTTTCAACAGATGGAGAGGGTGGGGGTGAGGTCGGTCTTGGTGGTGGTCCTCACCGGGGCCTTTACTGGCATGGTCTTGGCCCTGCAGACCTTTTACGCCACCAGGAAGTTTGGGGCGGAGACCATGGTGGGCGTCACCGTGGCCTTAGGTATGGCCAGGGAGCTGGGGCCGGTCCTCACCAGCATCATGGTTACAGGCAGAGCAGGATCAGCCATGGCTGCGGAGATAGGGACCATGAGGGTCACCGAGCAGATAGATGCCCTCTTCGCCATGGCGGTAAACCCCATCAAGTACCTCATCGTTCCCAGGGTGTTGGCCAGCATCTTAGTGGTACCCATTTTGACCATCATTGCCGACTTTGTAGGGATTGTGGGAGGGTATTTCGTAGGGGTGATCATCCTGAGGATCAACGCCGGGGCCTATGTGGCCAACATGGAGAAGTATGTGGAGTTGACGGATATAAACAACGGCCTCATCAAGGCGGCGGTCTTTGGCCTCATCCTCTCCATCATCGGGTGTTACAAGGGGTTCACCACCACTGGAGGTGCGGAAGGGGTAGGGAAGGCCACCACCCAGAGTGTGGTACTGGCGGCGGTAACCATATTGATGGCGGATTATCTCTTAACGGCGGCGCTGTTTTAG